In Candidatus Melainabacteria bacterium RIFOXYA2_FULL_32_9, the following proteins share a genomic window:
- a CDS encoding secondary thiamine-phosphate synthase enzyme, giving the protein MPIISERFSINTKGFTDIINITGKVQEIVRKVQFEQAQVLVYVPGSTASITTIEYEPGLLKDLPEAFEKIAPMNKTYHHDETWHDGNGYAHVRASMIGNSEIFPVVNSELILGTWQQIILVDFDNRPRTRSVIVQICY; this is encoded by the coding sequence ATGCCAATAATTAGTGAAAGATTTAGCATCAATACAAAAGGTTTTACCGATATCATTAATATAACAGGTAAGGTTCAGGAAATAGTCAGAAAAGTTCAGTTTGAACAGGCTCAGGTATTGGTTTATGTTCCTGGAAGTACCGCTTCAATTACTACAATAGAATATGAACCCGGGCTTCTCAAAGACCTGCCTGAGGCTTTTGAGAAAATTGCTCCAATGAATAAGACTTATCATCATGATGAAACATGGCATGATGGTAATGGCTATGCGCATGTGAGGGCATCAATGATTGGAAATTCTGAAATATTTCCAGTTGTTAATTCAGAGTTAATACTTGGCACCTGGCAGCAAATAATACTTGTAGATTTTGATAATAGGCCACGTACTCGCAGCGTAATAGTGCAGATTTGTTATTAG